Below is a window of Chryseobacterium arthrosphaerae DNA.
GCAATATTAAATCGATGCGGAAACAGCTCAATGATCCTGATTTCATGGAAAAAGAACTTCAGGAATTCCAGGCCTTATTAAAAAATTCGTAGGTAAGCGAAAAAATATTACATTAGACCACTTAAAATTTTAGACCATGAAAAAAATAATCTCAGTTCTTGCCATCGGCTTATTCACATTCAGCTATGCTCAGGAAAAGCCTAAAGAAGGTGGATGCTGTGCAGGAAAAGATAAGAAAGAATGTTCGGTGAAAGATAAAAAAGCATGCACTGACGGGCACCACAAAGATTGTGATACCAAAGCAAAAACTGCTGACAACACTTCTAAAAAGGCTTCCAAAATAAAAAAGGCGGCCTAATACAGTAACTAAAAAATAAAAACTCCGGAGATTTCCGGAGTTTTAGTTGATGTATTATACGCTCTTATGAATATATCTTGACAGTTTGATTCCAAGATCTGTCCATATGATTTTAGGATTACCATTCCGGGTCAGATGCAGGTCAGCAGCATTGATCTCTTCCAGAATACTTTCAATATTGGCACCGCTAATATATTTTGAAAACCCGTCCCAATTGAATCCGTTGGCATTGATCTTTTTGTACACCAGGTTTTCAGACTGATAATTCTGCAGCAACGCCAATCTGAAAATCTCTGAACAGTAGTTTAAAAAGTTTTTTTGCTTTTCTCTGTTCCACCCTGCAATTTCTCTGGCCCATAAAATAATACTCTTAAGATAGGCGGGCTTCTTCTTTACCATAAATGCATCCCTCACCCATTGTACAAATAACTGCTCAAACTCGTTGGTTTTATCTCCTGACTTCAACAGCTTTATTGCTTCATTAAGGTTACCCTGAGCTTCGTGTACTATTTCCCTCACCTTTTCATCAGTTACAGAATGATTCTGTTTAAGGTATTGTTCCAGGTCTTCATCTTGTATTCTGGGAACTTCCACTATCTGTGTTCTGGAAAGAATGGTGGGAAGTATGTCGTTGGTACTTTCTGCTGTAAGAAGGATAATGGTTTTTGCCGGTGGTTCTTCCAGGAATTTCAGGAATTTGTTGGAAGCGGCAACATTCATTTTATCGGCTCTCCAGACGATGAGAATTTTGGTTCCGCCTTCAAAACTTTTCAATGCAAACTTCTGGTTCTGGTCATCCACTTCGTCTGCCGAGATGAAAAGCTGTTTATTTTCAGACTCCAGAAAGGCAGTCCAGTCATCATAGCTTGCATAAGGTGAAGCAAGGATCATCTCCCTGAATTCATCAAATTTACTTTTGCTTAACGAGTTTCTGTTATCGGTAAAAACAGGAAAGCTGAAATGCAGATCCAGGTGATTGAGGTGCTCTACCTTCGCAGCAGCATGCTCATTTTCCTGACTTAAAATTTCTTTTGCATAAGCCAATACCATAGGTAATGTTCCGTATCCCTCTTTTCCTACGAAAAGCTGGGCATGGCTCACTCTGTTTTCGGCAATACTTTCTCTAAGAAGTTTTTTCAGATTCACCTGTCCGGCGATATTCTCCCAATTCATGTTTCAAAGATAAAGAATTTTTGCTGACGCAAAATGAATCGTGACACCAATGGTCAATTTTTACTTCACAAAGTCAAAGGTCCGTTTTCGGCTTTAAAAAAATCAAAAACGATGCAAAATGACTATTCACAATTGACATAAATAATCTGTAAAGATTCAAAATTTCCCATTATACCGGGCCTTAACAAACTTTAACCACATATAATTTTTACAATTCATTAATATTTAAGATATTTGCGCATTGTTTTAAAAAGAAAGAATGAAAAAAATCTTTGTAGTATCATTCATATCAGTTGGATATTTTCTAAATGCACAGAGTCTAAGTAACTCTCCTTATGCAGCATACGGAATCGGAGATGTAAAATATGATAATACGATCGAAACTGCTTCCATGGGAGGTATATCAACAGCTTTTATAAGCGACTTTACCAGCAGTTTCAACTTTGCCAACCCGGCAAACAACGCCAATTTTGAACTTACAAGTATCAGACTGGAAGCTACCAACGAAAACAATTATTTCAAATCGAACTATAACGATATGAAATCTACAAAGCATTCTACGTATCTTTCCAATATTTCACTGGCATTTCCATTATCCCCAAAAGTGAAAATGGGAATCTCATACCAGCCTTACAGTTCTAAAAGCTACGATATCCAGACTGATCAAAAGGATGCTGACGGAGCACTTCTGTACAGAAATAATTTCAAAGGAAACGGGACCGTAAATATTGCCCAGCTTGCCGTTGCCTATAAAGTCAGTCAGGAATTCTCTGTAGGTGCAAGAGCCAATCTTTATTTCGGAGATTTAAATGATCTTAATGAATTCCGTGCAGTAGGTACTGAATACGTTAATGGCTATGAAACGAAAAACAGAATCAGAAACTTTAATTTTACGTTAGGGACAAGCTACCAGACGATCAATACCCGTACAGATAAAAAGCTGACATTGGGTGCTACTGCTACGTTTGGAAATACCAGCAATGCAACAACGGATTATACCAACAGTACTTACAGATACGCGGACGAAAAAGCCGGTACCAAGATCAATGAAAGCATCAGCGTTCTGGATCAGAAAAGTGTAAGTTCTAAAAACCTTATTCCGTTCCAGGTTTCCTTAGGAGCCGGATACGGAAGCGAAAATCACTGGTTTGTTTCCGGACAGCTTGATTATAAAAAAGGAGAGGATATTTCTTACTTCGGGAAAACAATCGACTTCCAGGATACTTACAGAATTTCTGCCGGTGGATGGTACCTTCCCAACTACAATAACTTCAGAAGTTATTTCTCCAGAGTAATCTACAGATATGGAGCTTTCTATGAAAGAGGAAATCTGAAACTTGAAGGAAACAGCATCAATAAATTCGGTATTTCTGCCGGAGTAATGCTTCCGTTCAAAAACAGCAGTATTACAAGAATGAGTGGTCTTGAAATAGGATTAGAAGTAGGTAAGAGAGGAACGCTTAATAACAACCTGATCAACCAGAATTTTGTCAACCTGAGAGTCGGCTTCAATTTTGCTGATAAATGGTTCAGAAAGACTCTTTATAACTAGAATGAACTTTTCAAAAAAAATATCATATAAAAATATAGCATGCCTTTTTAGTTGTGCTATATTTTTTATATTGACATCCTGTGAAGAAGATCTTACCAAAAATAAAGGTAATCAGAGTAAAAACTTTCCTTCACAGATCATTAATAATGCCAATATCATACAGCGTGACTCCGGATTTGTCATCCTCAGGGCAAAAGCTCCTATTATAGAAAAATATGAGCTGATCGACAGTCCTTATACTGTTGCCAGAAGAGGAGTTGATATTCAGTTTTATGATAAGAAAAAACCGAAAATTCCTGGAACGATCAAAGCAAAATACGCTAAA
It encodes the following:
- a CDS encoding DNA polymerase III subunit, with protein sequence MNWENIAGQVNLKKLLRESIAENRVSHAQLFVGKEGYGTLPMVLAYAKEILSQENEHAAAKVEHLNHLDLHFSFPVFTDNRNSLSKSKFDEFREMILASPYASYDDWTAFLESENKQLFISADEVDDQNQKFALKSFEGGTKILIVWRADKMNVAASNKFLKFLEEPPAKTIILLTAESTNDILPTILSRTQIVEVPRIQDEDLEQYLKQNHSVTDEKVREIVHEAQGNLNEAIKLLKSGDKTNEFEQLFVQWVRDAFMVKKKPAYLKSIILWAREIAGWNREKQKNFLNYCSEIFRLALLQNYQSENLVYKKINANGFNWDGFSKYISGANIESILEEINAADLHLTRNGNPKIIWTDLGIKLSRYIHKSV
- the lptC gene encoding LPS export ABC transporter periplasmic protein LptC encodes the protein MNFSKKISYKNIACLFSCAIFFILTSCEEDLTKNKGNQSKNFPSQIINNANIIQRDSGFVILRAKAPIIEKYELIDSPYTVARRGVDIQFYDKKKPKIPGTIKAKYAKFYDYKQFYEAKGNVRITTNEGQKFAMQSIFWDQRKKRIYTKDTVFVTMEDGSTLVGANGMTAKDDFSEYTFYNNSGDFNSKRISENKK